In Acidobacteriota bacterium, one genomic interval encodes:
- a CDS encoding methylated-DNA--[protein]-cysteine S-methyltransferase encodes MTELYFDEIASAIGTIVIISDGTALCALDFESCKERTQQLLEKRFGKFTLTRQPNINGFSDLIRAYLDGDLTSLEQIPVNTGGTPFQRQVWSTLRTIPAGKVMSYGEVAQKIGRPTASRAVGMANSQNPVALVLPCHRVIGSNSKLTGYAGGLDRKEWLLKHEGAL; translated from the coding sequence ATGACTGAACTGTATTTTGATGAAATTGCATCCGCGATTGGAACGATTGTGATTATCTCTGACGGAACCGCGCTCTGTGCACTTGATTTTGAAAGCTGCAAGGAGCGAACACAGCAACTGCTTGAAAAGCGCTTTGGAAAGTTCACCCTCACTCGCCAACCCAATATCAACGGGTTTTCAGATCTAATTCGGGCATATCTGGACGGTGATTTGACGAGCCTGGAACAGATTCCGGTCAACACCGGCGGGACGCCATTCCAGCGGCAAGTCTGGTCAACCTTGCGCACGATTCCGGCGGGGAAAGTGATGTCCTACGGTGAAGTTGCCCAGAAAATTGGCCGACCAACCGCCAGCCGCGCTGTCGGAATGGCCAATTCACAAAATCCGGTGGCGCTGGTGTTGCCCTGCCATCGCGTGATTGGATCAAATTCCAAACTGACTGGCTATGCCGGAGGACTCGACCGCAAAGAGTGGTTGCTCAAACACGAAGGAGCACTGTAA
- a CDS encoding WG repeat-containing protein — protein MNLFLKSSFFLLFLLGMNCQSHQVQPPPVKPQPTHPKEEPKNQSLIQEQPVPDHLFKVEMDGFLTFFDRTGRIKISSSYVEPQMGGVSEGLCPVKLSRDSGIGYINLKTQLVIPAKFTYARRFSNGLAVVSIGNDFGFIDHSGEFVIPPISRICPEDAQEGFVLIWPRDKGAQYLDLQGNLKIQGKKRWRYLPFSEGVAIVNPPGDSNLPTEVIDTSGKVLFKLQPHLEFSYGFSEGLAPVLNTRTNKYGYVDKTGRVVIPYILTLTEEEFLPGFSDYRAFRDGLALATPDGKKVGFIDKTNKFVIKPQFDYVSPFSEGVAFVRKGNQSYFIDKKGNPVIIPEIDSRSDGFFFEFRNGLAHDKIGFIDKTGKYVWKCPDRTTCYFPD, from the coding sequence ATGAATCTATTCCTTAAATCGAGCTTTTTTCTTTTGTTCCTACTGGGAATGAATTGTCAATCTCATCAAGTGCAACCACCTCCAGTCAAGCCACAACCAACACATCCAAAGGAAGAACCAAAGAACCAGTCATTGATTCAAGAACAACCAGTTCCTGATCATTTATTTAAAGTGGAAATGGATGGTTTTTTAACTTTTTTTGATCGTACTGGCAGGATTAAAATCTCTTCGTCATATGTTGAACCTCAGATGGGCGGGGTTTCAGAAGGACTATGCCCGGTAAAGCTTTCAAGAGATTCTGGTATTGGGTATATCAATCTAAAAACACAGTTAGTTATCCCGGCAAAGTTTACTTATGCCCGTAGGTTTTCAAATGGTTTGGCTGTTGTCAGCATAGGAAATGATTTTGGGTTTATTGACCACTCTGGAGAATTTGTTATTCCTCCCATTTCCCGAATATGTCCTGAAGATGCACAAGAAGGATTTGTCCTGATTTGGCCAAGAGATAAAGGAGCACAATATCTTGACTTACAGGGGAACCTGAAAATTCAAGGAAAAAAGCGCTGGCGTTATTTACCATTTTCGGAAGGCGTTGCCATTGTTAACCCTCCGGGTGACAGTAACCTTCCAACTGAAGTCATTGATACATCAGGAAAAGTACTTTTTAAGCTTCAACCTCATCTTGAATTTTCCTATGGATTCTCTGAAGGGTTGGCGCCAGTTCTCAACACTCGAACAAATAAGTATGGATATGTGGATAAAACAGGGCGAGTTGTCATTCCTTATATACTCACCTTGACTGAAGAAGAATTCTTGCCTGGATTTAGTGATTATCGTGCTTTCCGCGATGGTCTGGCTTTAGCAACGCCAGATGGGAAGAAAGTGGGATTTATTGATAAAACCAACAAGTTTGTGATCAAACCCCAATTTGATTACGTCTCTCCCTTTTCTGAAGGCGTTGCCTTTGTCCGAAAAGGAAATCAGTCGTATTTCATTGATAAAAAGGGAAACCCTGTAATTATTCCAGAAATTGATAGCCGAAGTGATGGGTTTTTCTTCGAGTTTAGAAACGGGTTGGCCCACGATAAAATTGGCTTTATTGACAAGACAGGAAAATATGTCTGGAAATGCCCTGACCGCACTACGTGTTATTTCCCTGATTAA
- a CDS encoding copper-translocating P-type ATPase: MKYEAVKTLPSTEYSPINEPGHIRDAGDVQTETFPVLGMTCAACVRRVEKSVAKIPGVHQVVVNLATEQATVAFDRNQVNLADIVSVVRDTGYDVIEPASAETDQRAEVEEAKQRETSQLRNALLLAAGLTLPLFFLEMIPMLIPPLHHALMRIVSMQTLWYLSFVLASGVQFGPGVRFYRKGWAALRSGSPDMNSLVMIGTSAAFGYSVVATFFPGWLPPGTTHVYYEASATIITLVLLGKYFEAVAKGKTSVAIKHLLALQPAVAHVVRGEKEFDLPVEKVLVGDRLNVRPGEKIPVDGLVVEGKSFVDESMMTGESLPIQKEPESVVLGGTVNQNGSFQMRAVRVGADTILAQIIKTVEAAQTSRPPIQALADRVVAVFVPVVLVIAVLTFLVWYTFGPTPSLSLALVNAVAVLIIACPCAMGLATPTSIMVATGKAAELGVLFRKGDALQTLGEVDTILFDKTGTLTSGKPQLTDLVLLPGWERPEVLKLVASLEARSEHPIAAAIVQHAQASNLELIPAHAVEAVPGFGIQGTIGGYQVSVGADRWMTKQGISSETLAQVAARLAGEGKTPLFAAINGKLAGVLAVADQIKPTTPEALNRLRQNGLHMVMVTGDNQHTAQTIARQLGISDVEAEILPTGKAEVVKKYQAQGRTVVFVGDGINDAPALAQADVGLAIGTGTDVAIESAEVVLMAGDLLGIVTAVRLSRATMRNIRQNLFWAFFYNASLIPVAAGILFPFFGILLSPVLAAVAMATSSVFVVTNALRLRKFESVRGR, from the coding sequence ATGAAGTATGAAGCCGTGAAGACTTTACCATCCACAGAATACAGTCCAATCAATGAACCTGGGCACATTCGTGACGCAGGGGATGTGCAAACCGAGACCTTTCCAGTGCTGGGAATGACTTGCGCTGCCTGTGTTCGCCGGGTCGAAAAATCAGTGGCGAAAATTCCCGGAGTGCATCAGGTTGTGGTGAACCTGGCTACCGAACAGGCAACCGTGGCTTTTGATCGGAATCAGGTGAACCTGGCCGACATTGTTTCGGTCGTGCGTGATACCGGTTATGACGTCATCGAACCTGCCTCAGCCGAAACTGATCAGCGAGCCGAAGTTGAAGAAGCAAAACAACGTGAAACCAGCCAGTTGCGGAATGCACTTCTGCTGGCTGCCGGGCTGACGCTGCCTTTGTTCTTCCTTGAAATGATTCCGATGCTCATTCCGCCACTCCATCACGCCCTGATGCGCATTGTTTCAATGCAAACGCTCTGGTATCTGTCATTTGTGCTGGCCAGTGGAGTTCAGTTCGGGCCTGGGGTTCGATTTTACCGGAAAGGCTGGGCGGCGCTCCGTTCAGGCAGCCCGGATATGAACTCGTTGGTGATGATCGGCACCAGTGCGGCTTTTGGGTACTCCGTAGTGGCGACTTTTTTTCCAGGCTGGCTGCCACCGGGCACCACCCACGTTTATTATGAAGCCTCAGCCACAATTATCACGCTGGTTTTGCTCGGGAAATATTTTGAAGCCGTGGCCAAAGGGAAAACCAGTGTGGCGATCAAGCATTTGCTGGCGCTCCAACCGGCTGTGGCCCACGTGGTGCGCGGCGAGAAAGAATTTGATCTTCCGGTTGAAAAAGTACTGGTCGGAGACCGGCTCAATGTCCGTCCAGGTGAGAAAATCCCGGTGGATGGCCTGGTGGTTGAGGGGAAATCGTTTGTTGATGAATCTATGATGACCGGCGAATCACTCCCGATTCAAAAAGAGCCGGAAAGCGTCGTTTTGGGTGGGACTGTCAACCAGAACGGAAGTTTCCAAATGCGGGCTGTCCGGGTTGGTGCTGACACCATTCTGGCACAAATCATCAAAACCGTGGAAGCGGCGCAAACGTCTCGACCACCAATTCAGGCACTGGCTGATCGAGTGGTGGCGGTGTTTGTACCGGTGGTGCTGGTGATTGCCGTACTGACGTTCCTGGTCTGGTACACGTTTGGCCCAACGCCATCGCTTTCATTGGCACTGGTCAATGCCGTGGCCGTTTTGATCATTGCCTGTCCATGTGCCATGGGACTGGCAACGCCGACTTCGATTATGGTCGCCACCGGAAAAGCTGCCGAACTTGGCGTGTTGTTCCGCAAAGGCGATGCGCTGCAAACCCTTGGTGAAGTTGACACCATCCTGTTTGACAAAACTGGAACACTGACCAGTGGCAAGCCCCAGTTAACTGACCTGGTGCTGTTGCCAGGCTGGGAACGGCCCGAGGTTTTAAAGCTGGTGGCTTCGCTTGAAGCCCGGTCAGAACATCCGATTGCAGCCGCGATTGTTCAACATGCTCAGGCCAGCAACCTGGAACTGATTCCAGCCCACGCTGTTGAAGCCGTTCCAGGGTTTGGGATTCAGGGAACAATCGGTGGATATCAGGTCTCGGTCGGCGCTGATCGCTGGATGACGAAGCAGGGGATTTCAAGTGAAACGCTGGCCCAGGTCGCCGCCCGGCTGGCCGGTGAAGGGAAAACCCCACTCTTTGCCGCCATCAACGGCAAACTGGCTGGAGTTCTGGCGGTGGCTGATCAGATCAAGCCCACCACACCCGAAGCCTTGAACCGATTGCGCCAGAATGGATTGCACATGGTGATGGTGACCGGAGATAACCAGCACACAGCCCAGACAATTGCCCGTCAGTTGGGAATTTCAGATGTCGAAGCCGAAATTCTCCCGACTGGAAAAGCTGAAGTCGTCAAGAAATATCAGGCCCAGGGCCGCACCGTGGTGTTTGTCGGAGACGGTATCAACGATGCTCCTGCGCTGGCTCAAGCTGATGTCGGGTTGGCCATCGGCACTGGAACCGACGTGGCGATTGAGTCAGCCGAAGTGGTGTTGATGGCTGGGGACCTGCTGGGGATTGTCACCGCCGTAAGGCTGTCGCGAGCCACGATGCGCAATATCCGGCAAAATCTGTTCTGGGCGTTTTTCTACAACGCGTCGCTGATTCCAGTTGCGGCTGGGATTCTGTTTCCATTCTTTGGAATTTTGCTTTCACCAGTCCTTGCCGCTGTGGCGATGGCGACTTCGAGCGTGTTTGTGGTGACAAATGCTCTGCGGTTGAGGAAGTTTGAGTCAGTCCGTGGTCGGTAA
- a CDS encoding PAAR domain-containing protein, producing MGTTTKPLHASRLSLDTDTDPSVIVTAAKQTITDGNFQARLSDALACGGVIVTGAPGCIVEGKLAARVGDAISHGSVLMTGSDKVVIGNVGG from the coding sequence ATGGGAACAACCACGAAACCACTGCATGCGTCGCGACTCAGCCTTGATACCGATACGGATCCATCAGTCATTGTGACAGCGGCCAAACAAACTATCACGGATGGGAACTTTCAAGCCCGACTTTCTGACGCCCTGGCTTGTGGCGGCGTGATTGTGACGGGCGCTCCGGGCTGTATCGTTGAAGGTAAACTTGCTGCCCGCGTCGGTGACGCTATTTCACACGGCAGTGTTTTGATGACTGGTTCTGACAAGGTGGTAATTGGAAATGTTGGCGGATAA
- a CDS encoding B12-binding domain-containing radical SAM protein, producing the protein MKVKMILPALTEAKSPLFRPIKYSLFPPLGLATLAAYLDEHDQIEIQDEHVETLSLTDSPDLVVIQVYITSAFRAYQIADHYRARGAYVVLGGLHVTSLPAEAAQHADTIFLGPGEDTWPVFLKDFRARTPKAVYQSTSRSLLGIPPIRRDLIKRHLYLVPNSIVVSRGCPHSCDFCYKEAFFAGGKGFYTQLVDDALAEIDRLPGRHLYFLDDHLFGNVKFATELFEGMRGMNRLWQAAGTVQSVLRPALLEKAVASGLRSLFVGFETLSQKNLRDQQKPQNLNRDYSAAIRRLHDQGVMVNGSFVFGMDDDDPGVFDRTVEWAIEQGIETATFHILTPYPGTALYQRMEAEGRMLHSNWDLFDTRHVVFRPAKLSAQQLEDGYWRAYQNFYRWSSIFQGAATKPGLREKIRHVAYAGGWKKFEPLWDLIIRARRVSTMLPVLEQVLTGLGVHRPQKKVEDSPAMWPVVSNASLELEKRVGLSPGTGRHN; encoded by the coding sequence ATGAAAGTCAAAATGATCCTCCCGGCTTTAACCGAAGCCAAAAGCCCACTCTTTCGTCCCATCAAATATTCACTCTTTCCACCACTTGGGCTGGCAACGCTGGCTGCTTACCTGGATGAACATGATCAGATTGAAATCCAGGACGAACATGTTGAAACGCTGTCTTTGACTGATTCACCAGATCTGGTGGTGATTCAGGTTTATATCACTTCGGCTTTCCGTGCCTATCAAATTGCCGATCACTATCGCGCCCGAGGCGCCTATGTGGTGCTGGGCGGGTTGCACGTTACTTCCCTTCCAGCAGAAGCTGCCCAACACGCCGACACGATCTTTCTCGGACCCGGAGAAGACACATGGCCAGTGTTTTTAAAAGATTTCCGGGCTCGAACCCCAAAAGCGGTGTATCAGTCAACCTCACGCTCCCTGCTCGGAATTCCTCCGATTCGGCGTGATTTGATCAAACGCCACCTGTATTTGGTACCAAACTCCATTGTGGTTTCACGCGGTTGCCCGCATTCGTGCGACTTTTGTTACAAAGAAGCGTTTTTTGCTGGGGGGAAAGGGTTTTACACGCAGCTCGTAGACGATGCGCTCGCCGAAATTGACCGCCTCCCCGGACGCCACCTGTATTTTCTGGATGACCATCTGTTTGGAAACGTCAAATTTGCCACCGAATTGTTTGAAGGCATGCGTGGCATGAACCGGCTCTGGCAGGCCGCCGGTACGGTTCAGTCAGTCTTGCGACCAGCCCTTTTGGAGAAAGCAGTTGCATCGGGGCTCCGGAGCCTCTTTGTCGGATTTGAAACCCTGAGCCAGAAGAATCTTCGGGACCAGCAAAAACCCCAAAATCTCAACCGCGATTATTCAGCGGCGATTCGTCGGTTGCACGATCAGGGAGTTATGGTCAACGGGAGTTTTGTGTTTGGGATGGATGATGATGACCCCGGCGTCTTTGACCGCACCGTCGAGTGGGCAATTGAACAAGGTATCGAAACCGCAACCTTTCATATTTTAACACCCTATCCTGGAACCGCTCTTTACCAGCGAATGGAAGCCGAAGGCAGAATGCTCCATTCCAACTGGGATCTTTTTGACACCCGGCACGTCGTCTTTCGACCAGCAAAACTTTCGGCGCAGCAGCTTGAGGACGGCTACTGGAGGGCGTACCAAAACTTCTACCGCTGGAGTTCGATCTTTCAGGGTGCCGCCACCAAGCCTGGTTTACGAGAGAAAATCCGACACGTCGCCTATGCCGGAGGCTGGAAAAAATTCGAACCGCTGTGGGATCTGATCATCCGGGCACGTCGGGTTTCGACGATGCTGCCAGTGCTGGAACAGGTCCTGACCGGCCTCGGAGTCCATCGGCCACAAAAGAAAGTTGAAGATTCCCCAGCAATGTGGCCAGTTGTAAGTAATGCAAGTTTAGAGTTAGAAAAAAGAGTGGGTTTGAGCCCAGGAACTGGGCGGCATAATTAA
- a CDS encoding GNAT family N-acetyltransferase, with the protein MKFGPDFHAEHILADGTGIELRHIRPEDAHELRRGFEALSPESRFRRFLTPLQSLSDEMLHYLTEVDGYNHVAIIAVTGSDDLKTERGIGISRFVRLEQEPTVAEVAVTVLDGMQHRGLGRLLLETLAKAAKERGIEHFRAEVLTSNELVRHALQDAGAVVVADNGDCLTVDIPLNHTNSDDHIENEEQLHHKSALQRLLREAASSMVDLIRSHRLPML; encoded by the coding sequence ATGAAGTTTGGTCCAGATTTCCATGCCGAACATATTCTTGCCGACGGTACCGGGATTGAACTCCGGCATATTCGTCCTGAGGATGCGCATGAACTCCGACGTGGGTTTGAGGCACTCTCACCTGAGTCCCGTTTTCGACGGTTCTTGACTCCACTGCAAAGCCTTTCAGATGAAATGCTCCACTATTTGACCGAAGTGGATGGGTACAATCACGTTGCCATCATTGCGGTTACCGGGTCGGACGACCTGAAGACCGAGCGCGGGATTGGGATTTCACGGTTTGTTCGATTAGAGCAGGAGCCTACTGTGGCTGAAGTGGCAGTAACGGTTCTTGATGGTATGCAGCACAGAGGGCTGGGGCGGTTGTTGCTTGAAACACTGGCGAAAGCAGCCAAAGAACGAGGCATCGAGCATTTTCGGGCTGAGGTTCTGACGTCAAATGAACTGGTTCGCCATGCCCTCCAGGATGCTGGAGCGGTTGTGGTTGCTGACAATGGAGATTGCCTTACGGTAGATATTCCCTTAAATCACACGAACTCAGATGATCACATTGAAAATGAGGAACAACTCCATCACAAATCCGCGCTCCAGCGGTTGTTGCGGGAGGCGGCTTCCTCGATGGTGGACCTCATCCGGAGCCACCGGCTGCCGATGTTGTAA
- a CDS encoding alpha/beta fold hydrolase, with the protein MKNVPGDLQFLEHKGCRLAFRVSGTGVPVLMIQGVAVHGDGWIPQTKGLADQFQCLSFDNRGMGKSQPIAVPLTVEQMAEDARVLVDAQGWKDLHVVGHSLGGPIAVQFALTNPKRVRSLSLLCTFARGKDAAPPTPWMMWVGMRTRLGTRRQRQRAFLQLVMPPQALADTNQDVLAEELEPLFGHDIADQPPVTMKQLAAMRAYDATSRLGELSGIPTLVVNARHDPIAPPKLGQRLAEGIPGATFVELTDASHGVTIHQADRINAMLREHFLKADSK; encoded by the coding sequence ATGAAAAATGTACCAGGTGACCTTCAGTTTCTTGAGCACAAAGGGTGCCGGCTTGCCTTTCGTGTTTCTGGAACTGGAGTGCCGGTGTTGATGATTCAAGGGGTAGCTGTTCACGGAGACGGCTGGATCCCCCAAACCAAAGGACTTGCCGATCAGTTTCAATGCCTGTCGTTTGATAATCGTGGAATGGGAAAAAGTCAGCCGATTGCGGTTCCACTGACTGTCGAGCAGATGGCTGAAGACGCTCGGGTACTGGTAGACGCCCAGGGGTGGAAAGATTTGCACGTGGTTGGGCATTCGCTTGGCGGTCCAATTGCAGTCCAGTTTGCGCTCACCAATCCGAAACGGGTGCGAAGTCTTTCACTGCTCTGCACGTTTGCACGTGGAAAAGACGCGGCTCCGCCGACGCCGTGGATGATGTGGGTGGGGATGCGAACCCGCCTGGGAACACGACGTCAACGACAACGGGCATTCTTACAACTGGTGATGCCTCCCCAAGCCCTGGCCGATACCAATCAAGATGTTCTGGCCGAAGAACTTGAACCACTGTTTGGACATGACATCGCCGACCAGCCTCCGGTGACGATGAAACAACTGGCGGCCATGCGCGCCTATGACGCCACTTCCCGATTGGGAGAGCTTTCAGGCATCCCTACGCTGGTGGTCAATGCTCGCCACGACCCGATTGCCCCACCCAAACTGGGCCAACGGCTGGCAGAAGGAATTCCGGGAGCTACATTTGTTGAATTGACCGATGCTTCGCACGGCGTGACTATTCACCAGGCAGACCGAATCAATGCTATGTTGCGCGAACATTTTCTCAAGGCTGACTCAAAATGA
- a CDS encoding helix-turn-helix domain-containing protein: protein MNMNLDPEICYTALKSRDARFDGKFFTAVRTTGIYCRPICPAITPQKQNCTFYTSAAAAQEAGFRPCLRCRPEVAPGMALQPGISATVNRALRLIADGALDESSVTHLADKLGVEDRHLRRLFSRYLGASPITVAQTRRIHFAKQLLDETKLPITEIAFAAGFGSIRRFNDAMLQTYQRSPRDLRRDKQDHEFSPGTGITIKLPFAQPYDWPALVRFLSARTTAGIESISEAGYSRTIELAGQQGLVQVKPVAGQRHLLATIYFPEVKLLANIVERLRRLFDLNANILEITAHLQTDPVLHPLVESQPGLRVPGAWDEFELAVRAILGQQVSVQAATTLAGRLVERFGTPLSETMAELSGPLLATFPRPEVLASADLTQIRLPQARAAAISALAQKVVDQPAFFQSFQTLEDAVEQLCQLPGIGPWTANYIAMRALGEPDAFPASDLGIKHALEQLDPDFDPKKVTERAEIWRPWRAYATMYLWNPKDDKVTD from the coding sequence ATGAATATGAACCTCGATCCAGAAATTTGCTACACAGCCTTGAAGTCGCGCGATGCGCGGTTTGATGGAAAGTTCTTCACGGCGGTCAGAACCACCGGAATTTATTGTCGTCCGATCTGTCCGGCGATAACGCCTCAGAAACAGAACTGTACTTTTTACACAAGCGCGGCGGCGGCTCAGGAAGCCGGGTTCCGGCCCTGTCTGCGCTGCCGTCCGGAGGTCGCCCCTGGAATGGCGCTGCAACCCGGCATTTCAGCCACCGTCAATCGGGCACTCCGGTTGATTGCCGACGGGGCGCTGGATGAGAGCAGCGTCACGCATCTGGCTGACAAGCTCGGCGTCGAAGACCGCCACCTGCGCCGACTGTTTTCACGCTACCTGGGCGCGTCTCCAATCACAGTCGCCCAAACACGGCGGATTCATTTTGCGAAACAACTGCTGGATGAAACGAAACTGCCAATTACTGAAATCGCGTTTGCGGCGGGGTTTGGCAGCATTCGTCGGTTTAATGACGCGATGCTCCAGACCTATCAGCGTTCACCGCGGGATCTTCGACGGGATAAGCAGGACCATGAATTTTCACCTGGGACGGGCATTACAATTAAGCTTCCGTTTGCTCAGCCGTATGATTGGCCGGCACTGGTGCGGTTTTTGTCGGCGCGGACAACGGCTGGGATCGAAAGCATTTCGGAAGCTGGCTACAGTCGGACGATTGAGCTGGCGGGTCAGCAAGGGCTGGTGCAGGTCAAACCAGTTGCTGGTCAAAGACATTTGCTGGCAACTATTTATTTTCCTGAAGTTAAGTTGCTGGCGAATATTGTTGAGCGTCTGCGGCGGCTCTTTGATCTAAATGCCAACATTCTCGAAATCACAGCCCACCTTCAAACCGACCCGGTGTTGCACCCGCTGGTCGAAAGCCAGCCAGGACTCCGGGTGCCGGGTGCCTGGGATGAATTTGAACTCGCAGTCCGGGCCATTTTGGGTCAGCAAGTCAGCGTCCAGGCGGCCACCACGCTGGCGGGAAGGCTTGTCGAACGGTTTGGAACGCCACTGTCCGAAACCATGGCTGAACTTTCTGGTCCTCTGCTGGCCACATTTCCACGACCGGAAGTTCTGGCCAGCGCTGACCTGACTCAAATCAGACTCCCGCAAGCCCGTGCGGCGGCGATTTCGGCGCTTGCCCAAAAAGTTGTTGATCAGCCAGCATTCTTTCAAAGTTTTCAAACACTTGAAGATGCCGTCGAACAACTCTGCCAGCTTCCAGGTATCGGCCCCTGGACAGCCAACTACATCGCGATGCGGGCGTTGGGCGAACCCGATGCCTTTCCAGCCAGTGATTTGGGAATCAAGCACGCGCTGGAACAACTCGACCCGGACTTTGACCCCAAAAAAGTGACCGAACGCGCTGAAATCTGGCGACCCTGGCGGGCCTACGCCACGATGTACCTCTGGAACCCGAAAGATGACAAGGTGACAGACTGA
- a CDS encoding MerR family transcriptional regulator has translation MKTSQLARAAQVNIETVRYYERSGLLPEPKRRQSGYREFSEQDLQRLKFIRRAQELGFSLREIKELLSLRADPSADRAEVKQLAESKISDIEARICDLIRLKATLQDLSNLCDGHGTTEDCPILHVIDGSLGLNLIFSNEREYHMSNAHTETLTIEGMSCGHCVRAVEKSLKNVTGVEVHQVAVGSAEISYDPAQVSRETLAQAIDDAGFELK, from the coding sequence ATGAAAACCAGTCAGTTGGCACGAGCCGCCCAGGTCAATATTGAAACCGTTCGCTATTACGAACGCTCCGGATTGCTTCCTGAGCCAAAACGCCGGCAATCAGGCTACCGTGAATTTTCCGAACAGGATCTGCAGCGACTCAAGTTCATTCGTCGAGCACAGGAGCTTGGGTTTTCGCTTCGAGAAATCAAAGAGCTGCTCTCACTTCGGGCTGACCCCAGCGCGGATCGGGCTGAAGTCAAACAACTGGCCGAATCCAAAATCAGCGATATTGAAGCGCGGATCTGTGATTTGATACGGCTCAAAGCGACACTTCAGGACCTGTCAAATCTGTGCGATGGGCACGGCACCACCGAAGATTGTCCTATTTTGCACGTGATTGATGGCAGTCTGGGTCTAAACTTAATTTTTTCAAATGAAAGGGAGTACCATATGAGCAACGCACACACTGAAACATTAACCATCGAAGGCATGAGCTGTGGACATTGTGTCCGGGCCGTCGAAAAATCATTAAAAAACGTGACAGGTGTTGAAGTCCATCAGGTTGCAGTTGGATCGGCTGAGATTTCCTACGATCCAGCCCAGGTGTCACGCGAAACGCTGGCCCAGGCAATTGATGATGCCGGTTTTGAACTCAAATGA
- a CDS encoding cysteine hydrolase yields MTKALLVIDLQNDYFPDGKFPLWNTEAVLNNIEQAISKASDQQIPVIIIQHIASSERGIAPFFNQGTTGAEVHPRILAAAPDAPIVVKEFADSFVKTTLEETLSQLGVTELLVCGMMTQNCVTHTSISKSAEKYQVTILPDCCTTVNEMLHNIALHAVSTRVPLVPSTQALG; encoded by the coding sequence ATGACCAAAGCACTTCTTGTGATTGACCTTCAAAACGATTACTTTCCTGACGGAAAATTCCCTCTGTGGAATACCGAAGCGGTTCTCAACAACATTGAGCAGGCGATTTCCAAAGCCAGTGACCAGCAGATTCCGGTGATCATCATTCAACATATTGCCAGCAGCGAGCGGGGAATTGCCCCCTTTTTCAACCAGGGAACAACCGGCGCCGAGGTTCATCCCCGGATTCTGGCTGCCGCGCCTGATGCCCCGATTGTCGTCAAGGAATTTGCGGATAGTTTTGTCAAAACAACGCTTGAGGAGACACTTTCACAGCTTGGCGTCACTGAACTTCTGGTATGCGGGATGATGACCCAAAACTGTGTGACCCACACCTCCATTTCAAAATCAGCTGAAAAATATCAGGTTACGATTTTGCCTGACTGCTGCACGACGGTGAATGAAATGCTCCACAACATCGCTTTGCATGCTGTCTCAACTCGGGTTCCACTGGTTCCATCAACCCAGGCGCTTGGTTAA